TTCCAATGACTGTGCCGCTATGGATCTTAACATTTTGGCCGATAATAGTTCTGTCTTTAATGACTACTTGAGGATGGAGGATGGTATTAGAACCAATCTTAACTAATTGCCCTATGTAAGATTGAGGCATAATAACTACTCGATCGCCAATTTCTGTGTCCTCTTCTATGACCACATAAGCCCCAATAGAGACTTGCTGACCAAGTTTTACATTTTTTCCAATAATGGCTGAAGGATGAAGACTAGGATAAGCTTTTTGTTTAGGAGCAAATAATTCTAAAGCTTTAGCTAAAGATAACTTAAAGTTTTTAACCTTTATTCCTGATTTTTCTTTAAGGTCAATATTTTCAGGAATAATGATTGCTTTGGCTTTGGAAATAAGGGCTTTTTCAATATCTCTTTTGTCTAAAACTAAGACTAAGCTTTCTTCGTCAGCTTCTTCTATGTTAGTAATCTTTCTTATTTCACAATCTTTGTCTCCAAAGACAATTCCTTCAATTTTTTGGGCAATCTCCCATAATTTCATAATTTAAATCTAATATTACTTCTTTTTATTTAAAATCTCAATTATTCTTTGAGTTAAATCTATTTCATCTATTCCATATAAGACTACACTTTTGTCTAAGAATTTAAATTTAATATTACTTCTTTTTATTTAAAATCTCAATTATTCTTTGAGTTAAATCTATTTCATCTACTCCATATAAGACTACACTTTTGTCTAAGAATTTAAATTTAATATTACTTCTTTTTATTTAAAATCTCAATTATTCTTTGAGTTAAATCTATTTCATCTACTCCATATAAGACTACACTTTTGTCTAAGACTAGATTTATATCTTCTTTAATGGCTATGTTTTCAATTACCTTAGAGATAGCTTTAACAATCTTTTGAGTTTGTTCTTGTTCTTTTTTTAACAAACTATTTCTAGCTTCATCAGCAAATTTTTGTAGCTCTTCTTTTTTCTGATTAATAACTATTTCCCTTTTATTCTTTTCTTTTTCATTAAGCATAATAGCTTCTTTTAGTTCCTTTTCTGTCTTTTCTATCTCTTTTTGTCTCTTGCTTATTTCTTCTCTTTTATCTTCTACTTCTTTGCTCAAAGCCTCCGTAACTGTCTTAGTTTCTAAAATTTGATCAAAGACCTGAGTCATGTCCACATAAGCTATCTTTATTGAGTCAGCTTGCAAGTTAGAAACTAACAGTAATAATAAAATAGTACAAGATAAGACTATATTTTTCATCCTTCTCTCCTAATTTGTTTAAATTTATTTTTCTATAATCCTTTGGTAGTGTTTTCTGGACAAAATCCAAATTTTGAAAATTGGCAGTGTGTATTTGAAAATACCCGAACTGATTTCATTAATGGGCTCAGCAGGCGGAAGAGCAAAGGCCAAACCCCTCCAGTTTCCTGAATGGCGGTGTGTATTTGAAAATA
The window above is part of the bacterium genome. Proteins encoded here:
- a CDS encoding OmpH family outer membrane protein, producing MKNIVLSCTILLLLLVSNLQADSIKIAYVDMTQVFDQILETKTVTEALSKEVEDKREEISKRQKEIEKTEKELKEAIMLNEKEKNKREIVINQKKEELQKFADEARNSLLKKEQEQTQKIVKAISKVIENIAIKEDINLVLDKSVVLYGVDEIDLTQRIIEILNKKK
- the lpxD gene encoding UDP-3-O-(3-hydroxymyristoyl)glucosamine N-acyltransferase codes for the protein MKLWEIAQKIEGIVFGDKDCEIRKITNIEEADEESLVLVLDKRDIEKALISKAKAIIIPENIDLKEKSGIKVKNFKLSLAKALELFAPKQKAYPSLHPSAIIGKNVKLGQQVSIGAYVVIEEDTEIGDRVVIMPQSYIGQLVKIGSNTILHPQVVIKDRTIIGQNVKIHSGTVIGSDGFGYVQNQGNHYKIPQNGNVIIEDEVEIGSGVTIDRATIGSTVVGSGSKIDNLVHIAHNVKIGRNCIIVAQVGISGSVTIGDGVIIAGQVGIVDHVSIGKKSIIAARSVVTKDLPENSLVSGFPAKSHQEEKKIIAAINRLPKYLEKIRNLEKKIQTIEKTKDNQE